The Xiphophorus hellerii strain 12219 chromosome 22, Xiphophorus_hellerii-4.1, whole genome shotgun sequence genome has a window encoding:
- the LOC116713606 gene encoding uncharacterized protein LOC116713606: protein MASWVCASQLFLVVLFSWSVHNVPVQNGWGQSPMRTGKVNPGPQNAKPEGSRPMSPNPAGTSVSWVVVRPQRKSSFVRPSNQILPAVSLVPNPPKLLPTLKPEGPASMWSTEAPKELPLPASDPEGLVASLPVASLTDLSPHPKLQNPFEILEITPPPPQNPKESAVSVVDRPESLPLPPSNPEGPKVSWLVDPAKKLYFPSNPEMPLVPWKVGRPKNVPPPSVLEGSADNWLADRLLKAQILPNTKGADTPTKEMVAHPPTSEDDAVSWVVQPPKRKLLLPSPESADPLGLTTDEHESDPFRAAVAQLGEMPLERFASYLPLTLDLNLPPVVSEDSSLLQGVSEGETEPLAYQESSYQGGELSRYASLFEHGVSEHETEDYVIPVYLYSAGGMPIGVMPLPYLNQVVPNMFYFLNGWLPHGTVSHVQTNYEAGGDYTTQVGYEKYPFPATEGPGIDSQAKVSS, encoded by the exons ATGGCCTCCTGGGTTTGTGCAAG CCAGTTGTTCCTGGttgttctgttcagctggagtgTCCACAATGTTCCTGTTCAAAATG GCTGGGGACAGTCTCCCATGAGAACTGGGAAGGTGAATCCTGGACCCCAAAATGCTAAGCCTGAAGGCTCCCGTCCAATGTCTCCTAATCCAGCTGGTACTTCTGTATCATGGGTGGTTGTTAGACCCCAACGCAAAAGCTCATTTGTGCGACCCTCCAATCAAATACTCCCTGCGGTCTCTCTAGTGCCTAACCCTCCCAAACTCCTTCCTACTCTGAAGCCAGAAGGACCTGCTAGTATGTGGTCAACTGAAGCGCCAAAGGAGCTTCCCCTCCCTGCTTCTGATCCTGAAGGCCTTGTGGCGTCGCTGCCAGTTGCATCTCTGACAGATCTTTCACCCCATCCAAAACTACAAAATCCTTTTGAGATTCTAGAAATCACTCCTCCTCCCCCTCAAAATCCTAAAGAGTCTGCAGTTTCAGTTGTTGACCGTCCTGAAAGTCTTCCTTTGCCACCTTCAAATCCAGAAGGTCCCAAGGTCTCGTGGCTGGTTGACCCTGCaaagaaactttattttccttccaatcCTGAAATGCCTCTGGTCCCCTGGAAAGTTGGCCGTCCTAAAAATGTCCCCCCTCCTTCAGTTCTAGAAGGGTCTGCAGATAACTGGTTGGCTGATCGTTTGCTAAAGGCTCAAATCCTCCCTAATACCAAAGGCGCTGATACTCCAACAAAAGAAATGGTTGCTCATCCACCAACCTCAGAGGATGATGCTGTAAGCTGGGTGGTTCAGCCTCCCAAAAGGAAGTTGCTTCTTCCAAGTCCAGAAAGTGCTGATCCTTTGGGGTTGACCACTGACGAGCATGAAAGCGACCCATTCAGAGCTGCTGTTGCACAACTTGGTGAAATGCCTCTAGAACGCTTTGCCTCTTATCTTCCACTCACACTTGACCTCAACCTTCCACCTGTTGTGTCAGAAGACTCTTCTCTTTTGCAAGGAGTATCAGAGGGTGAAACTGAGCCCCTTGCATATCAAGAATCCTCTTATCAGGGTGGCGAGTTAAGCCGCTATGCCTCCCTCTTTGAACATGGAGTCTCGGAGCATGAAACAGAAGACTACGTCATTCCAGTGTACCTTTACAGTGCAGGAGGGATGCCAATTGGAGTTATGCCACTGCCATACCTGAACCAGGTTGTGCCGAACATGTTTTACTTCTTGAATGGGTGGCTTCCTCATGGTACTGTGTCACACGTGCAGACAAACTATGAGGCTGGCGGAGACTATACAACTCAAGTTGGCTATGAAAAATACCCCTTCCCTGCAACTGAAGGCCCTGGTATTGACAGCCAAGCTAAGGTTTCTAGCTAG